In Oryza sativa Japonica Group chromosome 2, ASM3414082v1, the following are encoded in one genomic region:
- the LOC4328174 gene encoding protein SENSITIVE TO UV 2 isoform X1 has translation MDGLDDEWDDDKFLAELFRAQDEAVASRNPNPTPPPPPPPPDLISYLPPPSTSSYPSSSAAAAALPLSYITPGPHVFSAAPVHFLPPRELSQHPQGFDVGLRDFSPPRELSQRPAAEVSSREIVAVSSGIAGADRFRGGGGGGARRERDAREAADRREVERLKRELNRVSKQMNDVKNECSELKKDRTRKDLEIKAKEAEIQSLRRANVGSANKYAGSMAMDIDQSVHAPANGALHTGDSCLASTRRAETLNGRNKELSSPQDGLCLNQRNQTYASEVLEESVRFESKGSKHKEIKTVGVQTDLPGNNEYLEHKKVLVDRISSNLCAVWGMPTNSLMGRSLISKILVSCSEEILTLVQSTGSLDKCEASSEASSSVRNAISQVYDIIIKTSSDTIPIQTLLEALLNLAAVGNDAVVSRALRMLHSVLQHLLNNRTMSNQRCLVINQVFDIGSNTTRTWCNIRNNVSIEPCVNNTVHMERNSHKGSSTSLNTPDASSLSRSHDGLHTENTQLPFTVWTSLFTAMLQIADRHSEENIRVDALSIMIIIARTSDPKVEREKFGFTSVMEKLHQLLQKENGLLVKKHSVDLLFLLLNCPTTLKLLCNGGKDSPEQIEAIRCENDRSQEAISSIFKDLSECLSCRATSSLGIKLCRVVVTLLAYIASSGKLGYEVLLGPVTVRGANFLELIMEVLASQMEYDTALSNGEHELLKERYLLMREVLILLNRLASHANFSKPTLEVLTSSKLCATLTIDVANQLPQRSKYPLRHLGEINIQMANDLAELAQKFRTRVHSFLEEQHSTVDHSNPSALHES, from the exons ATGGACGGCCTCGACGACGAGTGGGACGACGACAAGTTCCTCGCCGAGCTCTTCCGCGCCCAGGACGAGGCCGTCGCCTCCCGCAACCCTAACcccactccccctccccctcctcctcctcccgacctcatctcctacctcccgccgccctccacctCATCGtacccttcctcctccgccgccgccgccgcgcttccGCTCTCCTACATCACCCCCGGGCCCCATGTCTTCTCCGCCGCCCCTGTTCACTTCTTGCCTCCCCGCGAGCTCTCCCAGCATCCGCAGGGATTCGACGTCGGGCTCCGTGACTTCTCCCCTCCGCGCGAGCTCTCGCAgcgcccggcggcggaggtgagcAGCCGCGAGATCGTCGCGGTGTCGTCGGGCATCGCCGGTGCTGATCGCTTCagagggggcgggggcgggggcgcgcGGAGGGAGAGGGATGCCAGGGAGGCGGCTGATCGGAGGGAGGTCGAGAGGCTCAAG AGGGAGCTGAATCGTGTCTCGAAGCAAATGAACGACGTG AAAAACGAATGCAGTGAGCTGAAGAAAGACAGGACAAGGAAAGACCTTGAAATCAAGGCTAAAGAAGCAGAGATTCAAAGTTTGAGAAGGGCAAATGT GGGTTCTGCTAACAAATATGCCGGCAGTATGGCTATGGATATTGATCAGTCTGTTCATGCCCCTGCAAATGGGGCTTTGCATACTGGGGATTCTTGCTTGGCATCCACGAGAAGAGCAGAGACATTAAATGGTAGAAACAAGGAGCTCAGTTCCCCTCAAGACGGTCTCTGTTTGAACCAAAGGAATCAAACATATGCATCTGAGGTCTTGGAG GAAAGTGTTCGCTTTGAATCAAAAGGCAGCAAACACAAGGAAATCAAGACTGTAGGGGTTCAGACAGATCTTCCAGGGAATAACGAATATCTTGAGCACAAGAAAGTATTGGTTGACCGTATCTCTAGCAATCTGTGTGCAGTGTGGGGCATGCCAACTAACAGTTTGATGGGGAGGAGTCTGATATCAAAGATCCTGGTTTCTTGCTCAGAAGAAATTTTGACACTTGTCCAGTCTACGGGATCGCTAGACAAGTGTGAAGCCTCTTCTGAAGCGAGCTCATCGGTCAGAAATGCTATTTCCCAAGTATATGATATCATCATAAAG ACGAGCAGTGATACAATACCTATACAAACTCTTCTCGAAGCATTGCTAAATTTGGCTGCTGTTGGTAAT gatgCTGTTGTTAGTAGAGCCCTGCGGATGTTACATAGTGTCTTGCAGCACTTGCTGAATAACAGAACGATGTCTAATCAGAG ATGCCTTGTAATCAACCAAGTATTTGACATAGGCAGCAATACAACAAGAACGTGG TGTAACATCAGGAATAATGTTTCTATTGAGCCATGTGTTAACAATACTGTTCACATGGAGCGGAACAGTCACAAAGGTAGCTCCACTTCGCTGAATACACCTGATGCATCGAGTCTATCAAGAAGCCATGATGGGCTTCACACTGAAAACACACAGCTTCCTTTTACAGTCTGGACTTCACTCTTCACTGCAATGCTACAAATTGCGGACAGGCATTCGGAGGAGAATATTCGTGTTGATGCATTATCTATAATGATTATCATTGCAAGGACAAGTGATCCCAAAGTGGAGCGGGAAAA ATTCGGATTTACTTCTGTAATGGAAAAATTGCATCAACTGTTGCAGAAGGAAAATGGATTGCTTGTTAAGAAGCATTCTGTGGATCTACTTTTCTTGCTATTGAATT GCCCAACGACATTGAAGTTGCTATGCAATGGAGGTAAAGATAGCCCTGAGCAGATTGAAGCTATAAGATGTGAAAATGATAGATCACAAGAAGCTATAAGCTCAATTTTTAAGGACCTATCTGAATGCTTGAGTTGTAGGGCAACAAGTTCTCTG GGGATCAAGCTTTGTCGGGTAGTTGTCACTCTGTTAGCATATATAGCTTCAAGTGGCAAATTGGGGTATGAAGTGCTTCTAGGTCCAGTTACTGTCCGTGGTGCCAATTTCTTGGAGTTGATCATGGAAGTCCTTGCGTCACAGATGGAATATGACACAGCCCTTTCAAATGGAGAACATGAGCTATTGAAAGAAAG GTATTTGCTAATGAGAGAGGTTCTAATCCTTCTAAACCGACTAGCTTCGCATGCTAATTTTTCAAAGCCAACACTGGAAGTGCTCACAAGCAGCAAGCTCTGTGCAACCTTGACAATTGATGTCGCAAATCAGTTGCCGCAAAGGAGCAAATACCCATTGAGACACCTTGGTGAGATCAACATCCAGATGGCGAACGATCTCGCTGAACTAGCCCAGAAGTTCCGCACGCGAGTACACAGTTTCTTGGAAGAGCAACATTCAACAGTTGATCATTCCAATCCAAGTGCTTTGCACGAGAGTTGA
- the LOC4328174 gene encoding protein SENSITIVE TO UV 2 isoform X2, whose amino-acid sequence MDGLDDEWDDDKFLAELFRAQDEAVASRNPNPTPPPPPPPPDLISYLPPPSTSSYPSSSAAAAALPLSYITPGPHVFSAAPVHFLPPRELSQHPQGFDVGLRDFSPPRELSQRPAAEVSSREIVAVSSGIAGADRFRGGGGGGARRERDAREAADRREVERLKRELNRVSKQMNDVKNECSELKKDRTRKDLEIKAKEAEIQSLRRANVGSANKYAGSMAMDIDQSVHAPANGALHTGDSCLASTRRAETLNGRNKELSSPQDGLCLNQRNQTYASEVLEESVRFESKGSKHKEIKTVGVQTDLPGNNEYLEHKKVLVDRISSNLCAVWGMPTNSLMGRSLISKILVSCSEEILTLVQSTGSLDKCEASSEASSSVRNAISQVYDIIIKTSSDTIPIQTLLEALLNLAAVGNDAVVSRALRMLHSVLQHLLNNRTMSNQRNNVSIEPCVNNTVHMERNSHKGSSTSLNTPDASSLSRSHDGLHTENTQLPFTVWTSLFTAMLQIADRHSEENIRVDALSIMIIIARTSDPKVEREKFGFTSVMEKLHQLLQKENGLLVKKHSVDLLFLLLNCPTTLKLLCNGGKDSPEQIEAIRCENDRSQEAISSIFKDLSECLSCRATSSLGIKLCRVVVTLLAYIASSGKLGYEVLLGPVTVRGANFLELIMEVLASQMEYDTALSNGEHELLKERYLLMREVLILLNRLASHANFSKPTLEVLTSSKLCATLTIDVANQLPQRSKYPLRHLGEINIQMANDLAELAQKFRTRVHSFLEEQHSTVDHSNPSALHES is encoded by the exons ATGGACGGCCTCGACGACGAGTGGGACGACGACAAGTTCCTCGCCGAGCTCTTCCGCGCCCAGGACGAGGCCGTCGCCTCCCGCAACCCTAACcccactccccctccccctcctcctcctcccgacctcatctcctacctcccgccgccctccacctCATCGtacccttcctcctccgccgccgccgccgcgcttccGCTCTCCTACATCACCCCCGGGCCCCATGTCTTCTCCGCCGCCCCTGTTCACTTCTTGCCTCCCCGCGAGCTCTCCCAGCATCCGCAGGGATTCGACGTCGGGCTCCGTGACTTCTCCCCTCCGCGCGAGCTCTCGCAgcgcccggcggcggaggtgagcAGCCGCGAGATCGTCGCGGTGTCGTCGGGCATCGCCGGTGCTGATCGCTTCagagggggcgggggcgggggcgcgcGGAGGGAGAGGGATGCCAGGGAGGCGGCTGATCGGAGGGAGGTCGAGAGGCTCAAG AGGGAGCTGAATCGTGTCTCGAAGCAAATGAACGACGTG AAAAACGAATGCAGTGAGCTGAAGAAAGACAGGACAAGGAAAGACCTTGAAATCAAGGCTAAAGAAGCAGAGATTCAAAGTTTGAGAAGGGCAAATGT GGGTTCTGCTAACAAATATGCCGGCAGTATGGCTATGGATATTGATCAGTCTGTTCATGCCCCTGCAAATGGGGCTTTGCATACTGGGGATTCTTGCTTGGCATCCACGAGAAGAGCAGAGACATTAAATGGTAGAAACAAGGAGCTCAGTTCCCCTCAAGACGGTCTCTGTTTGAACCAAAGGAATCAAACATATGCATCTGAGGTCTTGGAG GAAAGTGTTCGCTTTGAATCAAAAGGCAGCAAACACAAGGAAATCAAGACTGTAGGGGTTCAGACAGATCTTCCAGGGAATAACGAATATCTTGAGCACAAGAAAGTATTGGTTGACCGTATCTCTAGCAATCTGTGTGCAGTGTGGGGCATGCCAACTAACAGTTTGATGGGGAGGAGTCTGATATCAAAGATCCTGGTTTCTTGCTCAGAAGAAATTTTGACACTTGTCCAGTCTACGGGATCGCTAGACAAGTGTGAAGCCTCTTCTGAAGCGAGCTCATCGGTCAGAAATGCTATTTCCCAAGTATATGATATCATCATAAAG ACGAGCAGTGATACAATACCTATACAAACTCTTCTCGAAGCATTGCTAAATTTGGCTGCTGTTGGTAAT gatgCTGTTGTTAGTAGAGCCCTGCGGATGTTACATAGTGTCTTGCAGCACTTGCTGAATAACAGAACGATGTCTAATCAGAG GAATAATGTTTCTATTGAGCCATGTGTTAACAATACTGTTCACATGGAGCGGAACAGTCACAAAGGTAGCTCCACTTCGCTGAATACACCTGATGCATCGAGTCTATCAAGAAGCCATGATGGGCTTCACACTGAAAACACACAGCTTCCTTTTACAGTCTGGACTTCACTCTTCACTGCAATGCTACAAATTGCGGACAGGCATTCGGAGGAGAATATTCGTGTTGATGCATTATCTATAATGATTATCATTGCAAGGACAAGTGATCCCAAAGTGGAGCGGGAAAA ATTCGGATTTACTTCTGTAATGGAAAAATTGCATCAACTGTTGCAGAAGGAAAATGGATTGCTTGTTAAGAAGCATTCTGTGGATCTACTTTTCTTGCTATTGAATT GCCCAACGACATTGAAGTTGCTATGCAATGGAGGTAAAGATAGCCCTGAGCAGATTGAAGCTATAAGATGTGAAAATGATAGATCACAAGAAGCTATAAGCTCAATTTTTAAGGACCTATCTGAATGCTTGAGTTGTAGGGCAACAAGTTCTCTG GGGATCAAGCTTTGTCGGGTAGTTGTCACTCTGTTAGCATATATAGCTTCAAGTGGCAAATTGGGGTATGAAGTGCTTCTAGGTCCAGTTACTGTCCGTGGTGCCAATTTCTTGGAGTTGATCATGGAAGTCCTTGCGTCACAGATGGAATATGACACAGCCCTTTCAAATGGAGAACATGAGCTATTGAAAGAAAG GTATTTGCTAATGAGAGAGGTTCTAATCCTTCTAAACCGACTAGCTTCGCATGCTAATTTTTCAAAGCCAACACTGGAAGTGCTCACAAGCAGCAAGCTCTGTGCAACCTTGACAATTGATGTCGCAAATCAGTTGCCGCAAAGGAGCAAATACCCATTGAGACACCTTGGTGAGATCAACATCCAGATGGCGAACGATCTCGCTGAACTAGCCCAGAAGTTCCGCACGCGAGTACACAGTTTCTTGGAAGAGCAACATTCAACAGTTGATCATTCCAATCCAAGTGCTTTGCACGAGAGTTGA